The window AATCATCACCAACAATTTGTACATAGTCTCCAAATTTTTCAACCATTAATTGAAATCCTTTTCAATCATTTTCACTATGTGAATCTTCAATAGAAATAATTGGATAACTATTTATTAATTTTGCATAATAATCTACTAATTCTTCAGAAGTAAAAGTTGATTTATAGTCTTTATAATTTTGAAAATCCTCAGGTTTTAATTTTTTAGCAGCCTCAAACTTTTTAAAAATATACACTTGTTTTTCATCATCATAAAATTCACTAGCAGCAGCATCTAATGCAATGGCAACTGCATTTTTACCTGAAGTTGAAGGATTATATCCTGCTTCTTTTATAGCTTTTATAATAAAATCTAGTGCTTCTTCATTAGTATGTAAATTAGGTGCAAAACCTCCTTCATCACCAACGGTTGTATTTTGATTTGCTAATTTTAAAAGTTTTTTTAAAGTATGAAAAATTTTGTTAGCAATTTGTAAAGATTCTTTAAATGTAGTTGCAGCTAAAGGCATTATCATAAATTCTTGAAAATCAATGGTATTTGCAGCATGAGCACCACCATTTAAAATATTTAACATAGGAAGAGGTAAAGTCTTTGAATCCTTTGATCCTAAGTATTGAAATAATTCTAGATTTTTTTCTTGTGCTGCAGCTTTTGCAACAGCTATAGATACACCTAAAATAGCATTTGCACCTAATTTACTCTTAAATTCTGTTCCATCTACTTCAATCATTTTTTTATCAATTAATTCTTGATTAAATACATCCATTCCGATGATTTCTTTTGCAATAAT is drawn from Mycoplasma miroungirhinis and contains these coding sequences:
- the eno gene encoding phosphopyruvate hydratase; translated protein: MSLITHIKAREILDSRGNPTIEVEVHTKNTKSVAKVPSGASTGSREALELRDKNSKYANNWFESKGVMQAVDNVNKIIAKEIIGMDVFNQELIDKKMIEVDGTEFKSKLGANAILGVSIAVAKAAAQEKNLELFQYLGSKDSKTLPLPMLNILNGGAHAANTIDFQEFMIMPLAATTFKESLQIANKIFHTLKKLLKLANQNTTVGDEGGFAPNLHTNEEALDFIIKAIKEAGYNPSTSGKNAVAIALDAAASEFYDDEKQVYIFKKFEAAKKLKPEDFQNYKDYKSTFTSEELVDYYAKLINSYPIISIEDSHSENDWKGFQLMVEKFGDYVQIVGDDLIVTNPKYIQKAISSNAINSALIKMNQIGTLTETIEAIKLAQSQGYTAVISHRSGETEDTTIADLAVAFNTGQIKTGSLSRTDRIAKYNRLLVIEEILGPEIIFDTKQSFSNLKVQK